Proteins found in one Sorghum bicolor cultivar BTx623 chromosome 1, Sorghum_bicolor_NCBIv3, whole genome shotgun sequence genomic segment:
- the LOC110432044 gene encoding uncharacterized protein LOC110432044 produces HGIRHRVASPYHPQTSGQAETSNKQIKNILQKTVNEMGTAWKDKLPDALWAYRTAYKTPIGISPYQLVYGKTCHLPVKLEFKAHWAIRRWNMDLDVTRDQRRMQLSELEEWREKAYHNSKIYKERVKRWHDKRIKKKEFAPGDKVLLFNSRVKLFGHGKLRSKWEG; encoded by the coding sequence catggaattcgTCACCGCGTCGCTagcccctaccatcctcagacaagtggccaagcagagacttccaacaagcaaatcaagaatattcttcagaaaacagtcaatgagatgggaacagcatggaaagacaagttacccgatgcactctgggcataccggacagcatacaagaccccaattggaatttccccataccaattggtgtacgggaagacttgccacctacctgttaaactagaattcaaagcacactgggccataaggagatggaatatggacctagatgtcactAGAGATcaaagaagaatgcaactatcagaattagaagaatggcgagagaaagcatatcacaactcgaagatctacaaagaaagagtcaaaaggtggcatgacaagaggatcaagaagaaggagttcgcacccggagataaggtgttactttttaattccagggtgaagcttttcgggcatggaaaactccgtagtaaatgggaagga